A stretch of Bradyrhizobium sp. AZCC 2262 DNA encodes these proteins:
- the dapF gene encoding diaminopimelate epimerase, which translates to MSALANHAFAKMNGIGNEIVVVDLRDSKSAVTPEDARAVASPAGVPYDQLMVLQPPRLQGTEAFIRIYNNDGSEAGACGNGMRCVVRRLFEKTGQTAVTFETRAGLLNCWQGPAPDLYTVDMGAPKFGWQDIPLAEEFRDTRYIELQVGPIDAPVLHSPSVVNMGNPHAIFWVDDINAYDLERFGPLLENHPIFPDRANITLAHIVDRDHIAMRTWERGAGLTRACGSAACATAVAAARLKRTNRTVEMTLPGGKLSIEWRERDDHVLMTGTADFEYEGRFDPALFASVA; encoded by the coding sequence ATGAGCGCGCTCGCCAACCACGCATTTGCCAAGATGAACGGCATCGGCAACGAGATTGTCGTGGTGGATTTGCGCGACTCCAAGTCGGCGGTAACGCCGGAAGACGCGCGGGCGGTCGCCTCGCCCGCGGGCGTGCCCTATGACCAGTTGATGGTATTGCAGCCGCCGCGGCTGCAGGGCACCGAAGCCTTCATCCGCATCTACAACAATGACGGCTCGGAAGCCGGCGCTTGCGGCAACGGCATGCGCTGCGTGGTGCGCCGCCTGTTCGAGAAGACCGGCCAGACGGCGGTGACGTTCGAGACCCGCGCCGGCCTGTTGAACTGCTGGCAGGGCCCGGCGCCCGATCTCTACACCGTCGACATGGGCGCGCCGAAGTTCGGTTGGCAGGATATTCCGCTGGCTGAAGAATTTCGCGACACCCGCTATATCGAATTGCAGGTGGGGCCAATCGATGCGCCGGTGCTGCATTCGCCGTCGGTGGTCAATATGGGCAATCCGCACGCGATCTTCTGGGTCGACGATATCAACGCCTATGACCTCGAACGTTTCGGGCCGCTATTGGAAAATCACCCGATCTTCCCCGATCGCGCCAACATCACGCTCGCCCATATCGTCGATCGCGATCACATCGCCATGCGGACCTGGGAGCGCGGCGCCGGATTGACCCGGGCCTGCGGTTCGGCGGCCTGCGCGACCGCGGTCGCCGCGGCGCGGCTGAAGCGCACCAATCGCACGGTCGAGATGACGCTGCCCGGCGGCAAGCTTTCCATCGAATGGCGCGAGCGCGACGACCATGTGCTGATGACCGGCACCGCCGACTTCGAGTATGAAGGCCGCTTCGATCCGGCGCTGTTCGCCAGCGTCGCTTGA
- a CDS encoding GyrI-like domain-containing protein, with protein sequence MNRISTFRAALAALSMVAFGGAALAQSPAPSASPAASPSAAPSPAPSAVPVPPPAETKSPADAPTAEKAPAPAPPPPAASVQAADPFGEEFTLEPKKVVVMKGTANWDAAFDTLIDSFKALTVLLDKQGIKATGNSMIVYTSTDDTGFTFLAQIPVDQDVKNLTKDMSMGKSPEGKALKFVHRGSYDNMDNTYEAITNHLDDKKLEAKDTFIEEYITDPLKTAEDKLVINVYVPLK encoded by the coding sequence ATGAACCGTATCAGCACTTTCCGTGCGGCCCTGGCCGCGCTCTCCATGGTTGCGTTTGGCGGGGCCGCACTGGCGCAATCGCCGGCGCCCTCAGCCTCGCCAGCCGCCAGCCCGTCGGCTGCGCCCAGCCCGGCACCATCGGCGGTGCCGGTCCCGCCGCCGGCCGAAACCAAGTCGCCGGCGGATGCCCCCACGGCGGAAAAAGCCCCGGCGCCCGCGCCCCCTCCTCCCGCCGCCAGCGTCCAGGCCGCCGACCCCTTCGGCGAGGAGTTCACGCTTGAGCCCAAGAAAGTGGTTGTCATGAAGGGCACCGCGAATTGGGACGCGGCGTTCGACACCCTGATCGATTCGTTCAAGGCGCTGACTGTCCTGCTCGACAAGCAGGGCATCAAGGCCACGGGCAATTCAATGATCGTCTACACCTCGACCGACGATACCGGTTTTACGTTCCTGGCCCAGATTCCGGTCGATCAGGACGTCAAGAACCTGACCAAGGACATGAGCATGGGCAAGTCGCCCGAGGGCAAGGCGCTGAAGTTCGTCCATCGCGGCTCCTACGACAACATGGACAACACCTATGAGGCGATCACCAATCACCTCGACGACAAGAAGCTCGAGGCCAAGGACACTTTCATCGAGGAATACATCACCGATCCCCTGAAGACGGCGGAGGACAAGCTGGTCATCAACGTCTATGTGCCGCTGAAGTGA
- a CDS encoding SIMPL domain-containing protein, which yields MKHSLGFAVVAVTLAAAPALAQTMPPPAISVTGEANVSVAPDQAQIDGGVTSDAKTAREASDANNAAMGKVLAALKGAGIEEKDYQTSRLSLQPQFAANYKPSERTGIVSFRASNRVTVKVRDVTKVANVIDVLVGAGANEIGGINFTVTQASKHLDEARTKAIADARRKAEIYAKAAGVTLGEPISISEEGAPVPAFRGKMAAPMAAGAPVAQGEEMLSVTVSVTWAIKASQ from the coding sequence ATGAAGCATTCGCTCGGGTTCGCCGTCGTTGCCGTCACCCTGGCGGCCGCGCCCGCGCTGGCGCAGACGATGCCGCCGCCTGCGATTTCCGTGACCGGCGAAGCGAACGTGTCGGTGGCGCCCGATCAGGCCCAGATCGACGGCGGCGTGACGTCGGACGCCAAGACCGCGCGCGAGGCGTCGGACGCCAACAATGCCGCGATGGGCAAGGTGCTGGCCGCGCTCAAGGGCGCCGGCATCGAGGAAAAGGACTACCAGACCTCGCGGCTGTCGCTGCAGCCGCAGTTTGCGGCGAATTACAAGCCCTCGGAGCGCACGGGCATCGTCAGCTTCCGCGCCAGCAACCGTGTCACGGTCAAGGTCCGCGATGTGACCAAGGTCGCCAACGTGATCGACGTGCTGGTGGGCGCCGGCGCCAACGAAATAGGCGGCATTAATTTCACGGTAACGCAGGCCTCAAAACATCTCGACGAAGCCCGCACGAAGGCGATCGCGGATGCGCGCCGCAAGGCGGAGATCTACGCCAAGGCCGCAGGCGTGACGCTCGGCGAGCCGATCAGCATTTCCGAGGAAGGCGCGCCCGTGCCGGCATTTCGCGGCAAGATGGCGGCCCCCATGGCTGCGGGTGCGCCGGTGGCGCAAGGCGAGGAGATGCTATCGGTGACGGTGAGTGTGACCTGGGCGATCAAGGCGAGCCAATAG